TAGATCAACACCGGCAGATGAATTATTTTACAAAGTAAAAGCAAAATTTGGATTGGAGAATTGCTATACAACAGATTTAGTCAAATGTGGCATTCCCAAAGGAAAACCTACAAAACAAAAAATTAACAATTGCTTGAGCTACCTTGTAAGAGAAATTAAAATTGTAAAGTCAAAACTTCTCGTTGCGGTTGGTAAATCCATCAGAATCGAAGAAAATGGGAGATTGGTGAAATGTGATTTCGCAACATTTTTGAAACAAAAATTGGAAATAACAACTCCAATCATCTCAACTTGGCATTATTCCTATGTGAGAAGATTTAAACGAGATGAAGAGACCTATGCAAACCAACACAAAGAGGTTCTTAAATACCTATGAGGTTATCACACCCACTTCCACTAACACAGCATAAAAGGTTCACCCTTCGGGCTCACCCAAATTCCGCCTTTAGCGGAACTTCTTTTATGCTAGGAACGGCAGACGACATTTTGCTTAATAGGTGAGAGGATTGAAAATGTCCGCTGTTGACCCTAAAATCATGGAACTTGCTATAGAAACGTCGAAGAACTCTAAACAAGAACTTGATAGTCGAATTCATCCAAAGGTGGGGGTAGT
This is a stretch of genomic DNA from Acidobacteriota bacterium. It encodes these proteins:
- a CDS encoding uracil-DNA glycosylase family protein; its protein translation is MEDLKRVEADIQNCKKCPFNESTDARYCSGFSADYRVMFIAESPSTSGGTGIFKPDANFRSTPADELFYKVKAKFGLENCYTTDLVKCGIPKGKPTKQKINNCLSYLVREIKIVKSKLLVAVGKSIRIEENGRLVKCDFATFLKQKLEITTPIISTWHYSYVRRFKRDEETYANQHKEVLKYL